In a genomic window of Alcanivorax sp.:
- a CDS encoding DUF3541 domain-containing protein, whose protein sequence is MPQPAAGSAPPPQKHQRRKQLLLAYDEIPFAKNLLYYLNKVDQFGLAGKPPFTRTEQGLDYLRQVDFARFILDPDVIAAYSPQLANMVYYLHDLGIRDLREPFQQAFRQVFPDQPPQPGPALDAQVYGMTHVIIAASGYYQKPIRREDFAWIFDYLERHHRDLIAYTKPDIYTEMALCFLLAGEGDSPVIGAVSEALEKRYDPQAEMIPSPHWGTDLNKGEHRNVLAIMLYHWPSRLHPGPDLSHYPAYRQRFAEPAQ, encoded by the coding sequence GTGCCGCAGCCTGCTGCCGGGTCAGCGCCGCCGCCACAAAAACACCAGCGTCGCAAGCAGTTACTGCTGGCCTACGACGAGATTCCCTTTGCCAAGAACCTGCTCTATTACCTGAACAAGGTGGATCAATTCGGTCTGGCCGGAAAGCCGCCCTTTACCCGTACAGAGCAGGGGCTGGATTACCTGCGCCAGGTGGATTTTGCCCGCTTCATACTCGACCCGGACGTTATCGCCGCCTACTCGCCACAGCTGGCCAATATGGTCTATTACCTGCACGACCTGGGTATTCGCGATCTGCGGGAACCCTTCCAGCAGGCCTTTCGCCAGGTGTTCCCGGACCAGCCGCCGCAACCCGGGCCTGCCCTTGATGCCCAAGTCTACGGCATGACCCATGTGATCATCGCCGCCAGCGGTTACTACCAGAAACCGATCCGCCGCGAGGATTTCGCCTGGATTTTTGACTACCTGGAGCGCCATCACCGGGATCTGATCGCCTACACCAAACCTGATATCTATACGGAAATGGCCCTGTGCTTTCTGCTGGCAGGAGAGGGCGACAGCCCGGTTATCGGCGCCGTCAGTGAGGCCCTGGAAAAGCGTTACGATCCACAGGCCGAGATGATCCCTTCACCCCACTGGGGCACGGATCTGAACAAGGGAGAACACCGCAATGTACTGGCGATCATGTTGTACCACTGGCCGTCGCGGTTACATCCGGGGCCGGACCTGAGCCACTACCCGGCCTACCGGCAGCGCTTTGCCGAACCCGCTCAATAA
- a CDS encoding S8 family serine peptidase: MNSRRVVALLLAGLLTSQWGLARTATAPTGEPGSTTAPSTSTSIPGTAPARGTDPAAAPQRQSAPPAPPTRPVIRPPAAQPPALQPPPPLSREAAVELVVATPDMAIAQQVASWAAPRQWRLRQRQNLSHLGWVLSVFSVADGRQLDSDLAALRAALPGVMVDQNHRYKALSGGVSYGQALTGWHSHPGCGEGATLGILDTAVAADHPALVGADLVQRSFLPSGVSTPSMDHGTAIAALLLGNGDDGIVGLLPAARLYAAAVFRGRGDETETDTALLLQALDWLAGEQVPVIAMSLGGPRNQLLEIVLRQLHQRGVRLAAAVGNDGRRAAPLWPAAQPEVLAVTAVDAGKRLYRRANRGDAVALAAPGVDLWAARAGGGQGYVTGTSFAVPFVAAALTRQQAAALLAGAEDLGERGPDPLYGAGLLRERLRALLAGAEDLGERGPDPLYGAGLLRESGCL; the protein is encoded by the coding sequence ATGAACTCCCGGCGGGTTGTGGCGCTGTTGCTGGCGGGATTGCTGACCAGTCAGTGGGGACTGGCCCGTACTGCCACCGCGCCCACCGGCGAGCCGGGCTCAACGACAGCCCCTTCAACCTCGACCTCCATACCGGGGACCGCCCCGGCCCGGGGAACGGATCCGGCTGCCGCACCACAGCGGCAAAGTGCGCCTCCGGCCCCGCCGACACGCCCGGTGATTCGGCCACCGGCGGCACAGCCTCCTGCGTTACAGCCCCCGCCTCCCCTGTCTCGCGAGGCAGCGGTGGAACTGGTAGTGGCCACCCCGGACATGGCCATCGCCCAACAGGTGGCCAGTTGGGCCGCCCCGCGCCAGTGGCGTCTGCGCCAGCGTCAGAACCTCTCTCACCTGGGGTGGGTCCTGTCGGTGTTTTCGGTTGCCGATGGACGCCAACTGGACAGCGACTTGGCGGCCCTGCGAGCGGCGCTGCCAGGCGTGATGGTGGACCAGAATCATCGCTACAAAGCGTTGTCCGGTGGGGTGAGCTACGGTCAGGCACTGACCGGCTGGCACAGCCACCCTGGCTGTGGTGAAGGGGCGACCCTGGGAATACTGGATACCGCCGTGGCAGCGGATCACCCGGCGCTGGTCGGCGCGGATCTGGTGCAGCGCAGCTTCCTGCCCAGCGGTGTGTCCACTCCCTCCATGGACCACGGCACGGCCATCGCTGCCCTGCTACTGGGCAATGGTGATGACGGCATCGTCGGGCTACTACCGGCGGCCCGGCTCTATGCGGCGGCGGTGTTTCGTGGCCGTGGCGATGAGACGGAAACGGACACGGCCCTGCTGTTGCAGGCATTGGACTGGCTGGCCGGAGAGCAGGTACCGGTGATTGCCATGAGCTTGGGCGGCCCCCGTAATCAGCTGTTGGAGATCGTGCTGCGCCAACTCCACCAGCGAGGCGTGCGGCTGGCCGCCGCCGTGGGCAATGACGGGCGACGCGCTGCGCCGCTGTGGCCGGCAGCCCAGCCGGAGGTGCTGGCGGTGACGGCGGTGGATGCCGGCAAGCGACTATACCGGCGAGCCAATCGCGGTGACGCCGTGGCCCTGGCGGCCCCCGGCGTGGATTTGTGGGCCGCCCGGGCCGGCGGCGGTCAGGGCTATGTCACCGGCACCTCCTTTGCGGTGCCCTTTGTGGCGGCGGCGCTGACCCGGCAGCAGGCTGCGGCACTGTTGGCGGGGGCCGAGGATCTGGGCGAACGGGGGCCGGATCCGCTGTACGGTGCCGGTCTGCTGCGTGAGAGGCTGCGGGCACTGTTGGCGGGGGCCGAGGATCTGGGCGAACGGGGGCCGGATCCGCTGTACGGTGCCGGTCTGCTGCGTGAGAGCGGTTGCCTGTGA
- a CDS encoding YoaK family protein, with protein MLTRLPPWVEVGAFLLAFLAGSVNAVGLLGFSHQSVSHLTGTSSLLGLALADLALSNALHLLLTLLSFLAGAALSGMLITSTALKLGRHYGFSLLIEATLLVMAMLSLQRGSDLGIYLASMACGLQNAMVTTYSGSIIRTTHLSGIFTDLGIMLGNRLRGIPLNGRRLLLFVLLIGGFVCGGVVGTLLFRLLHFTALMAPATLAALLAVVYWRYSRQHR; from the coding sequence TTGCTGACGCGCCTTCCTCCCTGGGTAGAAGTTGGAGCCTTCCTGCTCGCCTTTCTGGCGGGCAGTGTCAATGCGGTGGGGCTGCTGGGCTTCAGCCACCAGTCTGTCTCTCATCTGACCGGCACCTCGTCGCTACTAGGCCTGGCATTGGCGGATCTGGCCCTGAGCAATGCCCTGCACCTGCTGCTGACCCTGCTCAGCTTTCTGGCCGGTGCCGCCCTCAGTGGCATGCTGATCACCAGCACCGCCCTGAAGCTGGGCCGTCACTACGGGTTTTCCCTGCTGATCGAAGCCACGCTGCTGGTCATGGCCATGTTGTCCCTGCAACGGGGCAGTGATCTCGGTATCTACCTGGCGTCCATGGCCTGCGGCCTGCAGAACGCCATGGTCACCACCTACAGCGGCTCGATCATCCGCACCACCCACCTGTCCGGGATCTTCACCGACCTGGGGATCATGCTCGGCAACCGACTGCGCGGCATTCCCCTCAACGGCCGCCGGCTGCTGCTATTCGTATTACTGATTGGCGGTTTTGTCTGTGGCGGCGTGGTCGGCACCTTGCTGTTCCGCCTGCTGCATTTCACCGCACTGATGGCCCCGGCCACTTTGGCGGCATTGCTGGCAGTGGTGTACTGGCGTTATAGCAGGCAGCACCGGTAA
- a CDS encoding zf-HC2 domain-containing protein: MNTHPDDALVAYANHTLDPAEQPALDAHLAACGRCREELDWLTTLRAGMQAEPLPAVDELGLARLMREVKAEQRPARAATSARSWWRGAMAAAVLVMLVQFGVIAVQWQPDAGYQPLSESGQVVGPVLQVRFAPAASLAEIQALLEQIEGRIVDGPGALGLYRIALPEEADHKAALATLKAADGIVIQALAELTP, translated from the coding sequence ATGAACACACATCCGGATGATGCCCTGGTGGCCTATGCCAACCACACCCTGGACCCGGCGGAGCAACCCGCGCTGGACGCCCATCTGGCGGCCTGCGGCCGCTGCCGGGAAGAGCTGGACTGGCTCACTACCCTGCGCGCCGGCATGCAGGCCGAGCCCCTGCCGGCGGTGGATGAGCTGGGCCTGGCCCGGCTGATGCGCGAAGTGAAAGCGGAGCAACGACCAGCCCGCGCTGCAACGTCGGCCCGGTCCTGGTGGCGCGGTGCCATGGCGGCGGCGGTGCTGGTGATGCTGGTACAGTTCGGGGTCATTGCCGTGCAATGGCAACCGGACGCTGGCTACCAGCCCCTGAGTGAAAGTGGCCAGGTGGTTGGCCCGGTGCTGCAGGTGCGCTTTGCGCCGGCAGCGTCCCTGGCCGAGATACAGGCACTGCTGGAGCAGATCGAGGGCCGCATCGTGGATGGCCCCGGCGCTCTGGGCCTGTACCGGATCGCCCTGCCCGAAGAGGCTGACCATAAGGCTGCGCTGGCGACCCTGAAAGCGGCGGATGGCATTGTTATCCAGGCGCTGGCGGAGCTGACGCCATGA
- a CDS encoding helicase HerA-like domain-containing protein, with translation MPHALLWTVRLIRSKGVGIYFVTQSPADIPDSVLGQLGNRIQHALRAYTPKDQKAVKAAAQTFRPNPALDRRLLIWYLLLLTFGTVVTMAAWRSSVCWRVDRSSKRHRRKSRKLRSRPA, from the coding sequence ATGCCCCATGCTTTGCTCTGGACGGTTCGTCTGATTCGCTCCAAGGGCGTGGGCATTTATTTTGTTACTCAATCCCCGGCAGATATTCCCGACAGTGTTCTGGGTCAGCTGGGCAATCGCATTCAACATGCCCTGCGGGCTTACACTCCCAAAGACCAGAAAGCCGTGAAAGCCGCAGCACAGACCTTTCGACCCAATCCGGCGCTGGATCGGAGATTATTGATCTGGTATCTCCTGCTTCTCACCTTCGGAACGGTTGTCACCATGGCGGCCTGGCGATCGAGCGTTTGCTGGCGCGTCGACAGGAGCAGCAAAAGGCACAGGCGAAAAAGCCGGAAGCTGAGAAGCAGGCCAGCCTGA
- a CDS encoding MAPEG family protein, with protein sequence MQVTSPILAPVVVLVAWSMVMWLWMYVTRLPAMKAANMKPDPQAPRGEQMSTLPASVRWKADNYNHLMEQPTAFYAVALSLALLGQGDGINLTLAWAYVGIRVVHSLLQALINKIELRFVLFALSSLVLIGLTVNALRAVF encoded by the coding sequence ATGCAGGTGACAAGCCCGATTCTTGCCCCGGTAGTGGTGCTGGTGGCCTGGTCCATGGTCATGTGGTTGTGGATGTATGTGACCCGGCTGCCGGCCATGAAAGCCGCCAACATGAAGCCGGATCCGCAGGCGCCCCGTGGCGAACAGATGAGCACCCTGCCCGCCAGTGTGCGCTGGAAGGCGGATAACTATAACCACCTGATGGAACAGCCCACGGCGTTCTATGCGGTGGCTTTGTCACTGGCACTGCTCGGTCAGGGTGATGGCATCAATCTGACGCTGGCCTGGGCTTATGTGGGTATCCGTGTAGTGCATTCGTTGCTGCAGGCGCTGATCAACAAGATCGAGCTGCGCTTTGTGCTGTTTGCGCTATCCTCATTGGTATTGATCGGCCTTACCGTCAACGCGTTGCGGGCGGTATTCTGA
- a CDS encoding DUF3541 domain-containing protein: MRWVQSVWLGVLAALLVACQPAPPSPSPTFPTPSIGEQIRDRYERALPGLSPNKRRHYATRLYRITGDPDYLPIIYQDLIGNADFLQQELSQLHNRDYRLSRARQIAHAYRDDTGKHQRRKQLLLAYDEIPFAKNLLYYLNKVDQFGLAGKPPFTRTEQGLDYLRQVDFARFILDPDVIAAYSPQLANMVYYLHDLGIRDLREPFQQAFRQVFPDQPPQPGPALDAQVYGMTHVIIAASGYYQKPIRREDFAWIFDYLERHHRDLIAYTKPDIYTEMALCFLLAGEGDSPVIGAVSEALEKRYDPQAEMIPSPHWGTDLNKGEHRNVLAIMLYHWPSRLHPGPDLSHYPAYRQRFAEPAQ, from the coding sequence ATGCGATGGGTTCAGTCTGTCTGGCTTGGTGTGCTTGCGGCTCTATTGGTCGCCTGCCAGCCAGCGCCGCCATCTCCATCCCCCACCTTCCCAACACCCTCTATCGGCGAGCAGATTCGGGATCGCTACGAGCGCGCGCTACCTGGACTGTCTCCCAACAAGCGACGCCATTACGCCACCCGCCTTTACCGGATCACTGGCGATCCCGACTACCTGCCGATCATTTATCAGGATCTGATTGGCAACGCCGATTTCCTGCAACAGGAGCTGAGCCAACTGCACAACCGGGACTACCGGCTGAGCCGGGCCAGACAGATAGCCCATGCCTACCGGGATGACACCGGCAAACACCAGCGTCGCAAGCAGTTACTGCTGGCCTACGACGAGATTCCCTTTGCCAAGAACCTGCTCTATTACCTGAACAAGGTGGATCAATTCGGTCTGGCCGGAAAGCCGCCCTTTACCCGTACAGAGCAGGGGCTGGATTACCTGCGCCAGGTGGATTTTGCCCGCTTCATACTCGACCCGGACGTTATCGCCGCCTACTCGCCACAGCTGGCCAATATGGTCTATTACCTGCACGACCTGGGTATTCGCGATCTGCGGGAACCCTTCCAGCAGGCCTTTCGCCAGGTGTTCCCGGACCAGCCGCCGCAACCCGGGCCTGCCCTTGATGCCCAAGTCTACGGCATGACCCATGTGATCATCGCCGCCAGCGGTTACTACCAGAAACCGATCCGCCGCGAGGATTTCGCCTGGATTTTTGACTACCTGGAGCGCCATCACCGGGATCTGATCGCCTACACCAAACCTGATATCTATACGGAAATGGCCCTGTGCTTTCTGCTGGCAGGAGAGGGCGACAGCCCGGTTATCGGCGCCGTCAGTGAGGCCCTGGAAAAGCGTTACGATCCACAGGCCGAGATGATCCCTTCACCCCACTGGGGCACGGATCTGAACAAGGGAGAACACCGCAATGTACTGGCGATCATGTTGTACCACTGGCCGTCGCGGTTACATCCGGGGCCGGACCTGAGCCACTACCCGGCCTACCGGCAGCGCTTTGCCGAACCCGCTCAATAA
- a CDS encoding TfoX/Sxy family protein, with product MAFDAELAQRVREGLLAVSGALPDEKRMFGGLCFMIAGNMCCGILGDRLMARVGPDAYATLLGEPGANEMDFTGRPMKGMLMIDADTVADDAALQRWLTHCFAFVRTLPPK from the coding sequence ATGGCGTTTGATGCGGAGCTGGCCCAGCGGGTGCGTGAAGGGCTGCTGGCTGTCAGTGGCGCCCTGCCCGATGAAAAGCGTATGTTCGGTGGGCTCTGTTTCATGATCGCCGGCAACATGTGCTGCGGCATTCTCGGTGACCGCTTGATGGCCCGGGTGGGACCGGATGCTTATGCGACCCTGCTAGGCGAGCCCGGAGCCAATGAGATGGATTTCACCGGTCGGCCCATGAAGGGCATGCTGATGATCGACGCCGATACAGTGGCCGATGATGCCGCACTGCAACGCTGGTTGACGCATTGTTTTGCCTTTGTACGTACCCTTCCCCCCAAGTAA
- a CDS encoding helicase HerA-like domain-containing protein codes for MFGVRTTVADMGPALLANLLELNDTQSGLLHLAFDYADKERLPLLDLKDLEAVLNWMLEHRKALQTQYGSLSPQSLGAIVRCAGSLGSRLDIDFAMAICSISTAPATWRRPSLPLLAMWQCPMLCSGRFV; via the coding sequence ATATTCGGTGTGCGTACTACGGTGGCGGATATGGGGCCGGCCCTGCTGGCCAATCTTCTGGAACTGAATGATACCCAGAGTGGCCTGTTGCACCTGGCATTTGATTACGCGGACAAGGAACGGTTGCCGCTACTGGACCTGAAGGATCTGGAGGCGGTGCTTAACTGGATGCTGGAACATCGCAAGGCACTACAGACGCAATATGGCAGCTTGTCGCCCCAGAGTCTGGGTGCCATTGTGCGATGCGCAGGTTCTTTGGGGAGCCGGCTGGATATTGACTTCGCCATGGCCATCTGCTCGATTTCAACTGCGCCAGCGACCTGGCGCAGACCTTCGCTGCCGTTGTTGGCGATGTGGCAATGCCCCATGCTTTGCTCTGGACGGTTCGTCTGA
- the gloA gene encoding lactoylglutathione lyase, with protein MSRHFEQADGLCETPDDATRDFLFNQTMLRIKNPTTSLDFYTRVLGMRLVRKLDFPAMKFSLYFLAYLGEDEARQVPEDDAERLTYTFGREAMLELTHNWGSEDDADFAYHNGNDQPQGFGHIGITVPDVYAAAERFEKLGVDFIKKPDDGKMKGLAFIKDPDGYWIEILQADMMEKQQKGD; from the coding sequence ATGTCCCGTCATTTCGAACAGGCCGACGGCCTCTGTGAAACCCCGGACGACGCCACCCGCGATTTCCTGTTCAACCAGACCATGTTGCGCATCAAGAACCCCACCACCAGCCTGGATTTCTACACCCGGGTGCTGGGCATGCGTCTGGTGCGCAAGCTGGATTTTCCGGCAATGAAGTTCAGCCTCTACTTCCTCGCCTACCTGGGTGAAGACGAAGCGCGCCAGGTGCCGGAGGACGATGCCGAACGACTGACCTATACCTTTGGCCGTGAAGCCATGCTGGAGCTGACCCATAACTGGGGCAGCGAAGACGATGCGGACTTTGCCTACCACAATGGCAACGACCAGCCCCAGGGCTTCGGCCATATCGGCATCACCGTTCCCGATGTTTATGCTGCCGCCGAACGGTTCGAAAAACTGGGCGTGGATTTCATCAAGAAGCCGGATGACGGCAAGATGAAAGGCTTGGCCTTCATCAAGGACCCGGATGGCTACTGGATCGAAATTCTGCAGGCCGACATGATGGAAAAGCAACAAAAAGGCGATTGA
- a CDS encoding sigma-70 family RNA polymerase sigma factor produces MTDSVAEERALLQAVAQGDQRALQTLYRRWQPRLQYYVQSRLGGDAAAAQDVVHEVMLDVWRQAGRFEGRSKPLTWAMSMAHNKLVDYLRKWGREETRETLPEPDDHDDGDTTTAIQGAQEAAYLRHCLQQLPPDQRDAIQLAFFDDMAYPDIAQVVDCPLGTVKTRIFHARAQLKRCLSALMKGLCRLDEPDRCGPRPT; encoded by the coding sequence ATGACCGATTCCGTAGCAGAAGAGCGGGCGTTATTGCAGGCTGTGGCTCAGGGGGATCAGCGAGCCCTGCAGACACTGTACCGACGCTGGCAGCCGCGTCTGCAATATTACGTACAGTCCCGGCTGGGTGGTGATGCTGCCGCCGCCCAGGATGTGGTGCACGAAGTGATGCTGGATGTGTGGCGCCAGGCCGGCCGTTTCGAAGGTCGATCCAAGCCACTGACCTGGGCCATGTCCATGGCCCACAACAAGCTGGTGGATTACCTGCGCAAGTGGGGTCGGGAGGAAACCCGGGAAACCCTGCCGGAACCGGATGACCATGACGACGGGGACACCACCACCGCCATCCAGGGCGCCCAGGAAGCCGCCTACCTGCGCCACTGCCTGCAGCAGTTGCCGCCGGACCAGCGCGATGCCATCCAGCTGGCCTTCTTCGATGACATGGCCTACCCGGATATCGCCCAGGTGGTCGATTGCCCGCTGGGCACCGTCAAGACCCGTATTTTCCACGCCCGCGCCCAGCTCAAGCGCTGTCTGTCCGCGCTGATGAAAGGGTTGTGTCGTCTGGATGAACCGGATCGCTGCGGTCCTCGACCTACCTGA
- a CDS encoding beta-propeller fold lactonase family protein, protein MTRFLHHLTPALVLASSAFLAACGGGGGGSPGGNTGAPSPGTPSVERYALATAYNGGTLSSFAVDTQSGRMQLVDKVSINASTATALRPGHDEVLAIANGGGVYHYGLETTGRFDYIYSDVLPGNALNDIVVHPSGDYAYVADGADGIYQLYFDEYGQIASMEPQDLVTSDNVDAAFTDLALSRNGAHLYATDSENGVSHFSIGNDGTLTFEDTVLFDNAWKLIAHPDKDFLYAIQRTNGAVYQYQILEDGTLDFQSNSPLLGGQLEGITLDNSGHYLYISDLTNDVIWQLGIADNGIASLLDNTSIDVPTDKPRTLKASPVSNRIYLSDQSSSAMLPFVVGENGELATPTTRPIPMDNYPSDLVFTTGKALTTHNTAAYVINSSDDNISQFLMDDEGTLTPLGLSDPLSGDDPSAITAHPTGKYVYIANKADDTISQFRRVRSTFVEQELDELESIPNTSDVATGTDPVALAVHPSGNYLYVVNRSSNSISLYHVAVNGSLSEDQGPFQVGFTAPVDIVVDPAGRFLWVVTDNNPARVVPFEINPLNGYLTKLDAFIKPTGANGKSIAITPDGNALYTSFNLGMEKFLVNDDGSLESNAAEDVQGVTELLVSPQGILYTANEVNQSVGWFAEEAGTIAADSIPDGMATSTTGQHLLLTLRGNGMMTRFAIQGDGSLVAEESVAVGSMPVDVVIVGYTE, encoded by the coding sequence ATGACACGCTTTCTGCACCACCTTACCCCCGCCCTGGTACTGGCCAGCTCCGCATTTCTTGCCGCCTGTGGCGGTGGTGGCGGCGGCAGTCCCGGTGGCAATACCGGCGCGCCGTCCCCCGGCACTCCCAGTGTAGAGCGCTACGCGCTTGCCACCGCCTACAACGGCGGCACCTTGTCCAGTTTTGCCGTGGATACCCAATCCGGTCGTATGCAGCTGGTGGACAAGGTGTCCATCAATGCCAGTACCGCAACGGCCCTGCGTCCCGGGCATGATGAAGTACTGGCGATTGCCAATGGTGGTGGGGTCTACCATTACGGCCTGGAAACCACGGGGCGGTTTGACTATATCTACAGTGATGTCCTGCCAGGAAATGCCTTGAATGACATCGTTGTGCATCCCTCCGGGGATTATGCCTACGTGGCCGACGGTGCCGACGGCATCTACCAGCTGTATTTCGACGAGTACGGCCAGATTGCTTCCATGGAGCCCCAGGATCTGGTGACCTCCGACAATGTGGATGCCGCTTTTACCGATCTGGCACTGAGCCGGAATGGTGCGCACCTGTATGCCACGGACAGCGAGAATGGCGTCTCTCACTTCAGCATCGGCAACGATGGCACCCTGACATTTGAAGACACGGTGCTCTTTGATAACGCCTGGAAGCTGATTGCGCATCCTGACAAGGACTTTCTGTACGCCATACAACGAACCAATGGGGCGGTGTACCAGTATCAAATTCTTGAAGACGGCACCCTGGATTTTCAGAGCAACTCCCCCCTCCTTGGCGGCCAGCTGGAGGGCATCACCCTCGATAACAGCGGTCACTACCTTTATATTTCTGACCTGACCAATGATGTTATCTGGCAGCTCGGCATTGCCGACAACGGCATCGCTTCCTTGCTGGATAACACGTCCATCGACGTACCCACCGACAAGCCCCGCACACTGAAAGCCAGCCCGGTCAGCAATCGCATTTACCTGTCTGACCAAAGTAGTTCAGCCATGCTGCCCTTTGTGGTCGGTGAAAATGGGGAACTGGCCACACCAACGACCCGCCCTATCCCGATGGATAACTACCCCTCGGATCTGGTGTTTACCACTGGCAAGGCACTGACCACCCACAATACCGCTGCCTATGTAATCAACAGTAGCGATGACAACATCAGCCAGTTTCTGATGGACGACGAGGGCACCCTGACCCCTCTGGGCCTGAGTGACCCCCTGTCCGGTGATGATCCTTCCGCCATCACAGCTCACCCCACCGGGAAATATGTCTATATCGCCAACAAGGCTGACGACACGATTTCCCAGTTCCGTCGTGTCCGATCCACCTTTGTTGAGCAGGAATTGGACGAGCTGGAAAGCATTCCCAACACCAGTGACGTTGCCACCGGTACCGATCCTGTTGCCCTGGCGGTTCACCCCTCTGGCAATTATCTTTATGTGGTAAACCGGTCCAGCAACAGCATCAGCCTTTACCACGTCGCCGTTAACGGTTCTCTGAGCGAAGATCAGGGCCCGTTTCAGGTCGGCTTCACCGCCCCTGTCGATATTGTCGTTGATCCTGCGGGCCGGTTTCTGTGGGTCGTCACGGATAACAATCCGGCCCGCGTTGTGCCCTTCGAAATCAACCCGTTGAATGGCTACCTGACCAAACTGGATGCGTTCATCAAACCCACCGGCGCCAACGGTAAATCCATTGCCATCACGCCTGACGGCAACGCCCTGTACACCTCTTTCAATCTGGGCATGGAAAAGTTTCTTGTGAATGACGATGGTTCCCTTGAGTCCAATGCGGCGGAAGATGTCCAGGGCGTCACCGAACTGCTTGTTTCACCTCAAGGCATACTCTATACCGCCAATGAGGTGAACCAATCGGTTGGCTGGTTTGCTGAAGAGGCCGGAACCATCGCTGCAGATTCCATTCCCGATGGCATGGCGACTTCAACAACTGGCCAGCATCTGCTGCTGACACTGAGAGGCAACGGAATGATGACGCGCTTTGCCATTCAGGGAGACGGCTCCCTTGTGGCTGAGGAATCCGTGGCGGTGGGCAGCATGCCCGTTGATGTGGTGATTGTGGGTTACACCGAATAA
- a CDS encoding DJ-1/PfpI family protein has protein sequence MLQIGIVIYDDAEVLDFAGPYEVFATAARLAETPPWDVALISEHADVRARGGFPVRSHFTFAEMPPLDVLLVSGGVHTAAMCNPALLSALRQAAGTAQWVTSVCTGAFLLAEAGLLTDQQATTHWEDIADLRERFPALRVQETVRWVEDGNRITSAGISAGIDMSLHLVERLHSRELAEKTARQMDYAWMQDDPAN, from the coding sequence ATGCTGCAAATCGGGATTGTGATCTACGATGATGCCGAAGTGCTGGATTTTGCCGGCCCTTACGAAGTATTCGCCACCGCCGCCCGTCTGGCGGAGACCCCGCCCTGGGACGTAGCGTTGATTAGTGAGCATGCGGACGTGCGTGCCCGGGGCGGGTTTCCGGTACGCAGTCATTTCACCTTTGCCGAGATGCCACCGCTGGACGTGTTGCTGGTCAGTGGTGGTGTGCATACCGCTGCGATGTGCAATCCCGCTTTGCTCTCGGCATTGCGCCAGGCGGCGGGCACGGCGCAATGGGTCACGTCCGTCTGTACCGGGGCCTTTCTCCTGGCGGAAGCCGGGTTGCTGACCGACCAACAGGCCACCACACACTGGGAAGACATTGCCGATCTGCGCGAGCGCTTCCCTGCCCTGCGGGTACAGGAAACGGTTCGTTGGGTGGAAGACGGAAACCGTATTACCTCCGCCGGCATTTCCGCCGGGATCGACATGAGTCTGCATCTGGTGGAGCGGCTGCACAGCCGTGAGCTGGCAGAGAAAACGGCACGGCAGATGGATTACGCCTGGATGCAGGATGACCCGGCAAACTAA